The following are from one region of the Geoalkalibacter subterraneus genome:
- the gdhA gene encoding NADP-specific glutamate dehydrogenase, whose translation MTVHLDEKVAPIYQEVLRRNPGETEFHQAVREVLECLGPVLVKHPEFSHHSIIERICEPERQIIFRVPWQDDKNQVQINRGFRVEFNSALGPYKGGLRFHPSVYLGIIKFLGFEQIFKNSLTGLPIGGGKGGSDFDPKGKSDDEIMRFCQSFMTELYRHIGEHTDVPAGDIGVGGREIGYMYGQYKRITNRYELGVLTGKGLDWGGSLVRTEATGYGAVFFVQEMLKARGESFDGKTCVVSGSGNVAIYTTEKIHQFGGKVVACSDSNGYIYHEKGIDLDLVQQLKEIERRRIKDYCNYHKDAKYVENGNIWAIPCDVAMPSATQNEINGKDAEMLVKNGCIAVGEGANMPTTPEGVRVFLDAKIAYGPSKAANAGGVATSALEMQQNACRDSWTFEHTEKRLHEIMRNIHDLCYETAEEYGTPGNYVNGANIAGFVKVAKAMVAMGLV comes from the coding sequence ATGACCGTACATCTCGATGAAAAAGTAGCCCCGATTTATCAGGAAGTCCTGCGACGCAATCCCGGCGAAACGGAATTTCATCAGGCCGTGCGCGAAGTGCTCGAGTGCCTGGGTCCGGTGCTGGTCAAACATCCCGAATTCTCTCATCACAGCATCATCGAGCGCATCTGCGAACCGGAGCGTCAGATTATCTTCCGTGTGCCCTGGCAGGACGATAAAAACCAGGTGCAGATCAATCGCGGTTTCCGCGTCGAATTCAACAGCGCGCTTGGCCCTTACAAGGGCGGCCTGCGCTTTCATCCTTCGGTTTATCTCGGGATCATCAAGTTTCTCGGTTTCGAGCAGATTTTCAAGAACAGCCTCACCGGCCTGCCCATCGGCGGCGGCAAAGGCGGCTCCGACTTTGACCCCAAGGGCAAATCCGATGATGAAATCATGCGTTTCTGCCAGAGTTTCATGACCGAACTTTATCGCCACATCGGCGAACATACCGATGTACCGGCCGGCGATATCGGTGTCGGCGGTCGTGAGATCGGCTATATGTACGGCCAGTACAAGCGCATCACCAACCGCTACGAACTCGGCGTGCTGACCGGCAAGGGTCTCGATTGGGGTGGCTCGCTGGTTCGTACCGAAGCGACCGGCTATGGTGCCGTTTTCTTCGTCCAGGAGATGCTCAAGGCGCGCGGCGAATCCTTCGACGGCAAGACCTGCGTCGTGTCCGGCTCGGGCAACGTGGCCATTTACACCACTGAGAAGATCCACCAGTTTGGCGGCAAGGTCGTGGCCTGCTCCGACTCCAACGGCTACATTTACCACGAAAAAGGCATTGATCTTGACCTGGTGCAGCAGCTCAAGGAGATCGAGCGTCGCCGCATCAAGGATTACTGCAACTATCACAAAGACGCCAAGTACGTGGAGAATGGCAATATCTGGGCGATCCCCTGCGATGTGGCCATGCCCTCCGCGACGCAGAACGAAATCAACGGCAAGGACGCCGAAATGCTGGTCAAAAACGGCTGCATCGCGGTCGGCGAGGGAGCCAACATGCCCACCACCCCGGAAGGCGTGCGGGTTTTCCTCGACGCCAAGATCGCCTATGGGCCCAGCAAGGCGGCCAATGCCGGCGGCGTTGCCACCAGCGCGCTGGAGATGCAGCAGAATGCCTGCCGTGATTCCTGGACCTTTGAACACACGGAAAAACGTCTGCACGAAATCATGAGGAATATTCACGACCTGTGCTATGAAACCGCCGAGGAATACGGTACGCCTGGCAACTATGTCAACGGTGCCAATATTGCCGGTTTCGTCAAGGTGGCCAAGGCCATGGTTGCGATGGGACTTGTGTGA